One Micropterus dolomieu isolate WLL.071019.BEF.003 ecotype Adirondacks linkage group LG23, ASM2129224v1, whole genome shotgun sequence DNA window includes the following coding sequences:
- the LOC123963566 gene encoding gap junction delta-2 protein — protein MGDWSILGRFLTEVQNHSTVIGKIWLTMLLIFRILLVALVGDAVYSDEQSKFTCNTLQPGCNNVCYDTFAPVSHLRFWVFQIVLVSTPSIFYIVYVLQKITKNENVEVKKVEVVPRSPPANLDKCIGGDKETTLEAGNPYNTTYNNEDWSLLEGVCEEKSQLEEELKEVEKDPTQLSSQVLLIYIIHVLLRSIMEIIFLIGQYYLFGFEVPHLFRCETYPCPNRTDCFVSRATEKTIFLNFMFSVSLGCFILNIVELHYLGWIYIFRVLFSACCTCCQSDRGPVQQVELYANNNPLLLELKHSLRGRVVLQTTSTMSRDNSSGVANQAPAISFETDSTLECTSKRNPDEKERTKTRLHNMAKIGRGKKSWL, from the coding sequence ATGGGAGACTGGTCCATTCTTGGCCGCTTCCTAACGGAGGTGCAAAACCATTCCACAGTCATTGGCAAGATATGGCTGACAATGCTGCTCATCTTCCGCATCTTGCTTGTGGCCCTGGTGGGGGACGCTGTCTACAGTGATGAGCAGTCCAAGTTTACCTGCAACACCCTACAGCCTGGATGCAATAACGTCTGCTATGACACCTTTGCTCCTGTCTCACACTTGCGGTTTTGGGTCTTTCAGATCGTTCTTGTCTCCACACCTTCTATCTTCTACATTGTCTACGTCTTGCAAAAAATCACCAAGAATGAAAATGTAGAGGTTAAGAAGGTTGAAGTAGTACCCAGGTCCCCACCTGcaaatttggacaaatgtaTTGGAGGAGATAAAGAGACAACTTTGGAAGCCGGCAATCCTTATAACACAACCTATAACAATGAGGACTGGAGCTTACTGGAGGGTGTGTGTGAAGAGAAGAGCCAGCTGGAAGAGGAATTGAAAGAGGTAGAAAAGGACCCAACCCAGCTCTCCAGCCAAGTTCTACTTATCTACATCATACATGTTTTGCTGCGCTCCATCATGGAGATAATCTTCCTTATTGGGCAGTACTACCTATTTGGATTTGAAGTTCCCCACCTCTTCCGCTGTGAGACTTACCCCTGTCCAAACAGAACTGACTGCTTTGTGTCTCGAGCAACAGAGAAGACCATCTTTCTCAACTTCATGTTCAGTGTAAGTCTAGGTTGCTTCATCCTGAACATTGTGGAGTTGCATTATCTAGGCTGGATTTATATTTTCAGAGTTTTGTTCTCTGCATGCTGTACATGCTGTCAGTCAGATAGAGGCCCGGTGCAGCAGGTGGAATTATATGCCAACAACAACCCACTGTTGCTTGAGCTCAAACACTCTTTACGTGGCAGGGTTGTTCTGCAGACCACCTCTACCATGTCCCGGGACAATAGCAGCGGTGTCGCAAACCAGGCCCCGGCCATCTCCTTTGAAACAGACTCTACATTGGAGTGCACTTCAAAGAGAAATCCAGATGAGAAGGAACGCACCAAGACTAGACTGCACAATATGGCCAAAATAGGAAGAGGCAAAAAGTCATGGCTGTAA